A single region of the Oryzias latipes chromosome 21, ASM223467v1 genome encodes:
- the chaf1b gene encoding chromatin assembly factor 1 subunit B gives MKVVTCEIAWHNKEPVYSLDFQHSTDGRIHRLATAGVDTTVRLWRADMGPDGKAVVDFLSNLARHTKAVNVVRFSPNGDLLASGGDDAAILLWKLNDTKEPEQAPVFQEDEDALLNKESWSVVKTLRGHIEDVYDVCWTRNGNFMVSGSVDNTAIMWDVSKGQKLCILNDHKSYVQGVTWDPLGQYVATLSCDRVLRVYSTHTKKKAVTVSKMSSGQPAEGGEAKQYRMFQDDSMRSFFRRLSFTPDGSFLITPAGCVEVGENIINTTYIFSRKSLKRPVAHLPCPSKATLAVRCCPVYFELRTKKGEDGSIQDLPNLFKLPYRMVFAVASEDSIFLYDTQQSLPFGLVSNIHYHTLSDLSWSADGSFLAVSSTDGYCSFLSFSPGELGTPLKEPPTLEDFVPNSSEKKGKKPAAPKNSPPSSQPANSSPKVSKDAPSSTPSEEKKATPKGVLKPQPRRITLNTLEGWGKRSPPKAPAAPGQQTPKSPSTPQNSPANKPQITPLNPSTPKVPNSAAPTTPKVTPKGPTPRRVSLTPVAPRSPSVASLFQAPSSTEKAKHERPSPPTDPVCQPPESKRPKTADAPEKEKDAAVGKD, from the exons atgaaagtggtAACGTGTGAAATAGCCTGGCACAACAAAGAGCCTGTCTACAGTTTGGACTTTCAGCACAGCACGGATGGACGCATACACCGCCTGGCCACAGCTGGAGTGGACACCACCGTCAGG ctctggcGGGCGGACATGGGTCCGGACGGGAAGGCCGTGGTGGACTTCCTGTCAAACCTGGCTAGACACACAAAAGCTGTCAATGTGGTTCGTTTCAGCCCCAATGGAGATCTCCTCGCTTCTGGAGGAGATG ATGCTGCAATTCTTTTATGGAAGCTGAACGACACGAAGGAGCCAGAGCAAGCTCCCGTGTTCCAAGAGGATGAAGATGCTCTGCTCAACAAGGAGAGCTGGTCTGTGGTCAAAACACTGAG GGGTCACATAGAGGATGTGTACGACGTCTGCTGGACGAGGAATGGGAACTTCATGGTGTCGGGGTCTGTCGACAACACAGCTATCATGTGGGACGTCAGTAAAG gaCAGAAGTTGTGTATCCTAAATGATCACAAGAGCTATGTGCAGGGTGTGACCTGGGATCCTCTGGGACAGTATGTCGCCACTCTCAGCTGCGACAG ggTCTTGCGTGTCTACAGCACCCACACTAAGAAAAAGGCCGTCACTGTCAGTAAAATGAGCTCAGGACAGCCGGCAGAGGGGGGCGAG GCAAAGCAGTACAGAATGTTCCAAGACGACAGCATGAGGTCCTTCTTTCGCCGTCTTTCCTTCACGCCAGACGGCTCGTTTCTTATTACACCAG ctgGATGTGTGGAAGTTGGAGAAAACATCATTAACACCACCTACATCTTTTCcagaaaaagtctgaaaag GCCCGTTGCCCACTTGCCGTGTCCATCTAAAGCTACGCTGGCCGTGCGCTGCTGCCCCGTTTACTTTGAGCTCAGAACCAAAAAGGGAGAAG ATGGATCTATCCAGGATCTTCCTAATTTATTCAAGCTTCCCTACCGGATGGTGTTTGCCGTGGCCTCGGAGGACTCCATCTTCCTGTACGACACGCAGCAGAGCCTTCCGTTCGGCCTGGTGTCAAACATCCACTACCACACACTCAGTGACCTGTCATG GTCTGCTGATGGTTCCTTCCTGGCCGTGTCCTCCACAGACGGTTACTGCTCCTTCCTGTCATTCTCTCCTGGGGAGCTGGGTACTCCCCTCAAAGAGCCCCCCACCTTAGAGGACTTTGTCCCAAACAGTAGTGAGAAGAAAGGGAAGAAACCCGCAGCACCCAAGAACTCCCCGCCTTCATCCCAGCCCGCAAATTCCTCCCCTAAAGTGAGCAAAGACGCCCCCTCCTCGACTCCCTCGGAGGAGAAGAAGGCCACGCCGAAGGGCGTGTTGAAGCCGCAGCCGCGCAGGATCACCCTCAACACGCTGGAGGGGTGGGGCAAACGCAGCCCCCCCAAAGCTCCCGCTGCACCGGGACAGCAGACGCCCAAATCTCCCTCTACTCCCCAAAACTCCCCCGCAAACAAGCCACAGATAACGCCCCTCAACCCCTCCACCCCAAAGGTGCCCAACAGTGCTGCACCCACCACCCCGAAAGTTACCCCGAAGGGACCGACACCCAG GAGAGTTTCTCTGACTCCGGTTGCGCCGCGATCTCCAAGTGTGGCTTCACTTTTTCAGGCTCCTTCCTCCACAGAAAAGGCTAAACATG AGCGGCCCTCCCCGCCCACCGATCCGGTGTGCCAGCCCCCAGAATCCAAAAGGCCTAAAACCGCCGACGCTCCGGAAAAAGAAAAGGACGCCGCCGTCGGCAAAGATTAA
- the LOC101172694 gene encoding uncharacterized protein LOC101172694 isoform X2, with product MSGDCTHMNAHFPAAEVFSLSKAGPDGDSVVMEPVGSSSGLGSPARLSANFEVIDGVLYRKKLEKGFINYREVLGDDRRHEAISTFHQRRPGQRHLSLEETYKCVADNYWWEGMYFQIRDFVLCCPRCQSQHRKKLEQLKGRRCVTKMIASHGTDVLSKLRSQREAGLFCDITLRTNGRSFSAHRAVLAAVSDHFQEIFTEMDSSNKADIDLTGFNEDGLLSLLDFSYSSTLSVRQEDLPEVCAMARHLGMWPAVEACCALLKEQERQLHPGKAFISALGLDNMNDSLRLTLDESLHESPKRSLRRMPKTDGHNGFPQSPVHRMKLMDFKSPSSKKAAIPRHASSQSHSYSPISPSNTRLLRSSPGASKQVQKLFPVPETPRKKRKPHSITQLSRTSRLRPNTACSPVRVKQEGEEVGEDEEDYARAQEKYKLMNVLGLQRTALLPRPEDLIGWRQKKRLRKLKANNYSLTKRRKPRLSSPVLSYSDIPLSIPLCNPVNTRLLKKSVKSKPVGSVEQIAAKRRKSVQPRVPPSDRSMRSKGVLPDLFQRPSFGGRELRQSVRKGDGGRSRAQQPLRRKAKQPPVRNTIRIKTEPAECSVSSLRPSPQHHGGYTPLRSSPKTRAKTAAARETVKTLRYNSSRMVTKSRRGSAKDTGKMKVKSREKAGIQSPKGTVGVETKIKDAEVNGLQFSEHLPQPSFYSHPMYKAIKEEPAEPVPVAGPFPDPPSPDLGKRQSKPPIKLLDSGFLFSFCRPTGGPMSALKKEEESVDICLTRSVSQVGEKFKAEESPYRNLRARRRPVLPVVKREREERTLTQSQARRHASKSPKTTLNLAHCSRSQAARTMTKPSRLTDVGGRSCSVLDSVRRARLKQLRGPRSQAPKAPKTAHACLQCSADYKDCVALIMHRLRHIEGKHWPCPLCSKTFFRLRNVRNHIRTHKPKLYKCRSCIAAGS from the exons ATGTCCGGTGACTGTACCCACATGAACGCTCACTTCCCCGCCGCAGAGGTCTTTAGTCTGTCCAAAGCCGGTCCGGATGGAGACAGCGTTGTCATGGAGCCCGTGGGGAGCTCGAGTGGGCTTGGATCCCCCGCGCGGTTGTCGGCCAACTTTGAGGTGATCGACGGGGTTCTGTACCGCAAGAAGCTGGAGAAGGGCTTCATAAACTACCGGGAGGTTCTGGGTGATGACCGCAGACACGAGGCCATCTCCACCTTCCACCAGCGGCGGCCGGGCCAGCGGCACCTCTCCCTGGAAGAAACCTACAAATGTGTGGCAGACAACTACTGGTGGGAGG GAATGTACTTCCAGATCAGAGACTTTGTCCTCTGCTGTCCGCGGTGTCAGAGTCAGCACAGGAAGAAACTAGAG CAGCTGAAGGGCAGGAGATGTGTGACAAAGATGATCGCGAGCCATGGCACTGATGTGCTGAGCAAGCTGAGGAGTCAGCGGGAGGCGGGGCTTTTCTGTGACATCACCCTGCGGACTAACGGACGCTCCTTCTCAGCTCACAGGGCCGTTCTGGCGGCCGTCAGTGACCACTTTCAGGAAATATTCACAGAAATGGATTCGAGCAATAAAGCAGACATTGATCTCACTG GTTTTAACGAGGACGGTCTTCTGTCCCTGCTGGACTTCTCCTACTCCTCCACTCTGTCCGTTCGTCAGGAGGACTTGCCGGAAGTGTGCGCCATGGCTCGCCACCTGGGCATGTGGCCCGCAGTGGAGGCCTGCTGCGCCCTCCTTAAAGAGCAGGAACGGCAGCTCCACCCAGGCAAAGCCTTCATCTCTGCTTTGGGACTGGACAACATGAACGACAGCCTCCGCCTAACGCTGGACGAGTCGTTACATGAAAGTCCCAAACGCAGTCTGCGTAGAATGCCAAAAACTGACGGCCACAATGGCTTTCCTCAGAGTCCCGTGCACAGGATGAAGCTCATGGACTTTAAATCTCCCTCCTCCAAAAAGGCTGCTATACCCCGTCACGCCTCCTCCCAGTCACACAGTTACTCCCCCATATCCCCGTCAAACACCCGTCTTCTCCGCTCCTCTCCCGGAGCTTCAAAGCAGGTTCAGAAACTTTTCCCCGTCCCAGAGACCCCCCGGAAGAAGAGAAAACCTCACTCCATCACTCAGCTGTCACGCACGTCCAGGCTCAGACCCAACACTGCCTGTAGTCCTGTGAGGGTTAAGCAGGAAGGGGAGGAGGttggagaggatgaggaggattaTGCAAGAGCACAGGAGAAGTACAAACTCATGAACGTGCTGGGGCTGCAGCGGACCGCCCTCCTCCCCAGACCAGAGgacctgattggctggagacaaAAGAAACGACTGCGGAAGTTGAAGGCCAACAACTATTCACTAACCAAGAGGCGGAAGCCCCGATTGTCCTCCCCAGTGCTGTCATACAGTGACATACCTTTGTCAATTCCACTCTGCAACCCAGTTAACACCAGACTCCTTAAAAAGTCTGTCAAGTCCAAGCCTGTGGGCTCCGTGGAGCAGATAGCTGCCAAGAGGAGGAAGAGTGTCCAGCCTCGTGTTCCTCCCTCAGACAGGAGCATGAGGAGTAAAGGGGTGTTGCCAGACCTGTTCCAGCGACCCTCCTTTGGGGGGAGGGAGCTCAGACAGTCGGTGAGGAAGGGCGATGGTGGCCGCTCTCGGGCCCAGCAGCCTCTCCGTCGAAAAGCCAAGCAGCCCCCGGTGAGAAACACCATCAGGATCAAAACGGAGCCAGCCGAGTGCTCCGTCTCAAGCCTTAGGCCCTCGCCACAGCACCACGGAGGATACACGCCTCTCAGATCCTCGCCGAAGACCCGGGCCAAGACTGCGGCAGCGAGAGAAACCGTTAAAACTCTGCGTTATAACAGCAGCCGAATGGTGACAAAAAGCAGACGAGGCTCCGCAAAAGACACGGGCAAGATGAAGGTCAAGTCCAGGGAGAAGGCGGGAATCCAGAGCCCCAAGGGCACCGTGGGGGTGGAAACAAAAATCAAGGACGCTGAAGTGAACGGGCTCCAGTTTTCTGAGCATTTGCCTCAGCCGTCCTTTTACAGCCACCCCATGTACAAAGCCATTAAAGAGGAGCCGGCAGAGCCGGTGCCAGTTGCCGGGCCGTTCCCCGATCCTCCTTCCCCGGACTTGGGCAAACGCCAGAGCAAGCCCCCCATCAAACTGCTGGACTCCGGCTTTCTGTTCAGCTTCTGCCGGCCAACGGGGGGGCCCATGTCGGCGCtgaagaaagaggaggagagtgTGGACATTTGCTTAACGCGCTCAGTGTCGCAAGTTGGGGAGAAATTCAAGGCAGAGGAGTCTCCCTACAGGAATCTAAGAGCCAGGAGGAGGCCTGTCCTGCCTGTGGTGAAGAGGGAGAGGGAGGAGAGGACGCTGACCCAAAGCCAGGCCCGAAGACACGCATCCAAATCTCCAAAGACCACCTTAAATCTGGCCCACTGTTCCAGGTCACAGGCTGCACGGACAATGACAAAG CCGTCTCGGCTCACAGATGTGGGTGGCCGGAGCTGCTCCGTGCTGGATTCCGTTCGTCGAGCTCGCCTAAAGCAGCTTCGGGGGCCTCGCAGTCAAGCCCCCAAAGCTCCAAAGACGGCCCACGCCTGTCTGCAGTGCTCGGCTGACTACAAAGACTGTGTGGCTCTAATTATGCATCGCCTCAGGCACATCGAAGGGAAGCACTGGCCGTGTCCG CTCTGCAGCAAGACGTTCTTCCGACTGAGAAACGTCCGTAATCACATCCGCACCCACAAACCCAAGCTGTATAAATGCCGCAGCTGCATCGCTGCCGGTTCTTGA
- the LOC101172694 gene encoding uncharacterized protein LOC101172694 isoform X1, with amino-acid sequence MSGDCTHMNAHFPAAEVFSLSKAGPDGDSVVMEPVGSSSGLGSPARLSANFEVIDGVLYRKKLEKGFINYREVLGDDRRHEAISTFHQRRPGQRHLSLEETYKCVADNYWWEGMYFQIRDFVLCCPRCQSQHRKKLEQLKGRRCVTKMIASHGTDVLSKLRSQREAGLFCDITLRTNGRSFSAHRAVLAAVSDHFQEIFTEMDSSNKADIDLTGFNEDGLLSLLDFSYSSTLSVRQEDLPEVCAMARHLGMWPAVEACCALLKEQERQLHPGKAFISALGLDNMNDSLRLTLDESLHESPKRSLRRMPKTDGHNGFPQSPVHRMKLMDFKSPSSKKAAIPRHASSQSHSYSPISPSNTRLLRSSPGASKQVQKLFPVPETPRKKRKPHSITQLSRTSRLRPNTACSPVRVKQEGEEVGEDEEDYARAQEKYKLMNVLGLQRTALLPRPEDLIGWRQKKRLRKLKANNYSLTKRRKPRLSSPVLSYSDIPLSIPLCNPVNTRLLKKSVKSKPVGSVEQIAAKRRKSVQPRVPPSDRSMRSKGVLPDLFQRPSFGGRELRQSVRKGDGGRSRAQQPLRRKAKQPPVRNTIRIKTEPAECSVSSLRPSPQHHGGYTPLRSSPKTRAKTAAARETVKTLRYNSSRMVTKSRRGSAKDTGKMKVKSREKAGIQSPKGTVGVETKIKDAEVNGLQFSEHLPQPSFYSHPMYKAIKEEPAEPVPVAGPFPDPPSPDLGKRQSKPPIKLLDSGFLFSFCRPTGGPMSALKKEEESVDICLTRSVSQVGEKFKAEESPYRNLRARRRPVLPVVKREREERTLTQSQARRHASKSPKTTLNLAHCSRSQAARTMTKQPSRLTDVGGRSCSVLDSVRRARLKQLRGPRSQAPKAPKTAHACLQCSADYKDCVALIMHRLRHIEGKHWPCPLCSKTFFRLRNVRNHIRTHKPKLYKCRSCIAAGS; translated from the exons ATGTCCGGTGACTGTACCCACATGAACGCTCACTTCCCCGCCGCAGAGGTCTTTAGTCTGTCCAAAGCCGGTCCGGATGGAGACAGCGTTGTCATGGAGCCCGTGGGGAGCTCGAGTGGGCTTGGATCCCCCGCGCGGTTGTCGGCCAACTTTGAGGTGATCGACGGGGTTCTGTACCGCAAGAAGCTGGAGAAGGGCTTCATAAACTACCGGGAGGTTCTGGGTGATGACCGCAGACACGAGGCCATCTCCACCTTCCACCAGCGGCGGCCGGGCCAGCGGCACCTCTCCCTGGAAGAAACCTACAAATGTGTGGCAGACAACTACTGGTGGGAGG GAATGTACTTCCAGATCAGAGACTTTGTCCTCTGCTGTCCGCGGTGTCAGAGTCAGCACAGGAAGAAACTAGAG CAGCTGAAGGGCAGGAGATGTGTGACAAAGATGATCGCGAGCCATGGCACTGATGTGCTGAGCAAGCTGAGGAGTCAGCGGGAGGCGGGGCTTTTCTGTGACATCACCCTGCGGACTAACGGACGCTCCTTCTCAGCTCACAGGGCCGTTCTGGCGGCCGTCAGTGACCACTTTCAGGAAATATTCACAGAAATGGATTCGAGCAATAAAGCAGACATTGATCTCACTG GTTTTAACGAGGACGGTCTTCTGTCCCTGCTGGACTTCTCCTACTCCTCCACTCTGTCCGTTCGTCAGGAGGACTTGCCGGAAGTGTGCGCCATGGCTCGCCACCTGGGCATGTGGCCCGCAGTGGAGGCCTGCTGCGCCCTCCTTAAAGAGCAGGAACGGCAGCTCCACCCAGGCAAAGCCTTCATCTCTGCTTTGGGACTGGACAACATGAACGACAGCCTCCGCCTAACGCTGGACGAGTCGTTACATGAAAGTCCCAAACGCAGTCTGCGTAGAATGCCAAAAACTGACGGCCACAATGGCTTTCCTCAGAGTCCCGTGCACAGGATGAAGCTCATGGACTTTAAATCTCCCTCCTCCAAAAAGGCTGCTATACCCCGTCACGCCTCCTCCCAGTCACACAGTTACTCCCCCATATCCCCGTCAAACACCCGTCTTCTCCGCTCCTCTCCCGGAGCTTCAAAGCAGGTTCAGAAACTTTTCCCCGTCCCAGAGACCCCCCGGAAGAAGAGAAAACCTCACTCCATCACTCAGCTGTCACGCACGTCCAGGCTCAGACCCAACACTGCCTGTAGTCCTGTGAGGGTTAAGCAGGAAGGGGAGGAGGttggagaggatgaggaggattaTGCAAGAGCACAGGAGAAGTACAAACTCATGAACGTGCTGGGGCTGCAGCGGACCGCCCTCCTCCCCAGACCAGAGgacctgattggctggagacaaAAGAAACGACTGCGGAAGTTGAAGGCCAACAACTATTCACTAACCAAGAGGCGGAAGCCCCGATTGTCCTCCCCAGTGCTGTCATACAGTGACATACCTTTGTCAATTCCACTCTGCAACCCAGTTAACACCAGACTCCTTAAAAAGTCTGTCAAGTCCAAGCCTGTGGGCTCCGTGGAGCAGATAGCTGCCAAGAGGAGGAAGAGTGTCCAGCCTCGTGTTCCTCCCTCAGACAGGAGCATGAGGAGTAAAGGGGTGTTGCCAGACCTGTTCCAGCGACCCTCCTTTGGGGGGAGGGAGCTCAGACAGTCGGTGAGGAAGGGCGATGGTGGCCGCTCTCGGGCCCAGCAGCCTCTCCGTCGAAAAGCCAAGCAGCCCCCGGTGAGAAACACCATCAGGATCAAAACGGAGCCAGCCGAGTGCTCCGTCTCAAGCCTTAGGCCCTCGCCACAGCACCACGGAGGATACACGCCTCTCAGATCCTCGCCGAAGACCCGGGCCAAGACTGCGGCAGCGAGAGAAACCGTTAAAACTCTGCGTTATAACAGCAGCCGAATGGTGACAAAAAGCAGACGAGGCTCCGCAAAAGACACGGGCAAGATGAAGGTCAAGTCCAGGGAGAAGGCGGGAATCCAGAGCCCCAAGGGCACCGTGGGGGTGGAAACAAAAATCAAGGACGCTGAAGTGAACGGGCTCCAGTTTTCTGAGCATTTGCCTCAGCCGTCCTTTTACAGCCACCCCATGTACAAAGCCATTAAAGAGGAGCCGGCAGAGCCGGTGCCAGTTGCCGGGCCGTTCCCCGATCCTCCTTCCCCGGACTTGGGCAAACGCCAGAGCAAGCCCCCCATCAAACTGCTGGACTCCGGCTTTCTGTTCAGCTTCTGCCGGCCAACGGGGGGGCCCATGTCGGCGCtgaagaaagaggaggagagtgTGGACATTTGCTTAACGCGCTCAGTGTCGCAAGTTGGGGAGAAATTCAAGGCAGAGGAGTCTCCCTACAGGAATCTAAGAGCCAGGAGGAGGCCTGTCCTGCCTGTGGTGAAGAGGGAGAGGGAGGAGAGGACGCTGACCCAAAGCCAGGCCCGAAGACACGCATCCAAATCTCCAAAGACCACCTTAAATCTGGCCCACTGTTCCAGGTCACAGGCTGCACGGACAATGACAAAG CAGCCGTCTCGGCTCACAGATGTGGGTGGCCGGAGCTGCTCCGTGCTGGATTCCGTTCGTCGAGCTCGCCTAAAGCAGCTTCGGGGGCCTCGCAGTCAAGCCCCCAAAGCTCCAAAGACGGCCCACGCCTGTCTGCAGTGCTCGGCTGACTACAAAGACTGTGTGGCTCTAATTATGCATCGCCTCAGGCACATCGAAGGGAAGCACTGGCCGTGTCCG CTCTGCAGCAAGACGTTCTTCCGACTGAGAAACGTCCGTAATCACATCCGCACCCACAAACCCAAGCTGTATAAATGCCGCAGCTGCATCGCTGCCGGTTCTTGA
- the LOC101172694 gene encoding uncharacterized protein LOC101172694 isoform X3, with product MSGDCTHMNAHFPAAEVFSLSKAGPDGDSVVMEPVGSSSGLGSPARLSANFEVIDGVLYRKKLEKGFINYREVLGDDRRHEAISTFHQRRPGQRHLSLEETYKCVADNYWWEGMYFQIRDFVLCCPRCQSQHRKKLELKGRRCVTKMIASHGTDVLSKLRSQREAGLFCDITLRTNGRSFSAHRAVLAAVSDHFQEIFTEMDSSNKADIDLTGFNEDGLLSLLDFSYSSTLSVRQEDLPEVCAMARHLGMWPAVEACCALLKEQERQLHPGKAFISALGLDNMNDSLRLTLDESLHESPKRSLRRMPKTDGHNGFPQSPVHRMKLMDFKSPSSKKAAIPRHASSQSHSYSPISPSNTRLLRSSPGASKQVQKLFPVPETPRKKRKPHSITQLSRTSRLRPNTACSPVRVKQEGEEVGEDEEDYARAQEKYKLMNVLGLQRTALLPRPEDLIGWRQKKRLRKLKANNYSLTKRRKPRLSSPVLSYSDIPLSIPLCNPVNTRLLKKSVKSKPVGSVEQIAAKRRKSVQPRVPPSDRSMRSKGVLPDLFQRPSFGGRELRQSVRKGDGGRSRAQQPLRRKAKQPPVRNTIRIKTEPAECSVSSLRPSPQHHGGYTPLRSSPKTRAKTAAARETVKTLRYNSSRMVTKSRRGSAKDTGKMKVKSREKAGIQSPKGTVGVETKIKDAEVNGLQFSEHLPQPSFYSHPMYKAIKEEPAEPVPVAGPFPDPPSPDLGKRQSKPPIKLLDSGFLFSFCRPTGGPMSALKKEEESVDICLTRSVSQVGEKFKAEESPYRNLRARRRPVLPVVKREREERTLTQSQARRHASKSPKTTLNLAHCSRSQAARTMTKQPSRLTDVGGRSCSVLDSVRRARLKQLRGPRSQAPKAPKTAHACLQCSADYKDCVALIMHRLRHIEGKHWPCPLCSKTFFRLRNVRNHIRTHKPKLYKCRSCIAAGS from the exons ATGTCCGGTGACTGTACCCACATGAACGCTCACTTCCCCGCCGCAGAGGTCTTTAGTCTGTCCAAAGCCGGTCCGGATGGAGACAGCGTTGTCATGGAGCCCGTGGGGAGCTCGAGTGGGCTTGGATCCCCCGCGCGGTTGTCGGCCAACTTTGAGGTGATCGACGGGGTTCTGTACCGCAAGAAGCTGGAGAAGGGCTTCATAAACTACCGGGAGGTTCTGGGTGATGACCGCAGACACGAGGCCATCTCCACCTTCCACCAGCGGCGGCCGGGCCAGCGGCACCTCTCCCTGGAAGAAACCTACAAATGTGTGGCAGACAACTACTGGTGGGAGG GAATGTACTTCCAGATCAGAGACTTTGTCCTCTGCTGTCCGCGGTGTCAGAGTCAGCACAGGAAGAAACTAGAG CTGAAGGGCAGGAGATGTGTGACAAAGATGATCGCGAGCCATGGCACTGATGTGCTGAGCAAGCTGAGGAGTCAGCGGGAGGCGGGGCTTTTCTGTGACATCACCCTGCGGACTAACGGACGCTCCTTCTCAGCTCACAGGGCCGTTCTGGCGGCCGTCAGTGACCACTTTCAGGAAATATTCACAGAAATGGATTCGAGCAATAAAGCAGACATTGATCTCACTG GTTTTAACGAGGACGGTCTTCTGTCCCTGCTGGACTTCTCCTACTCCTCCACTCTGTCCGTTCGTCAGGAGGACTTGCCGGAAGTGTGCGCCATGGCTCGCCACCTGGGCATGTGGCCCGCAGTGGAGGCCTGCTGCGCCCTCCTTAAAGAGCAGGAACGGCAGCTCCACCCAGGCAAAGCCTTCATCTCTGCTTTGGGACTGGACAACATGAACGACAGCCTCCGCCTAACGCTGGACGAGTCGTTACATGAAAGTCCCAAACGCAGTCTGCGTAGAATGCCAAAAACTGACGGCCACAATGGCTTTCCTCAGAGTCCCGTGCACAGGATGAAGCTCATGGACTTTAAATCTCCCTCCTCCAAAAAGGCTGCTATACCCCGTCACGCCTCCTCCCAGTCACACAGTTACTCCCCCATATCCCCGTCAAACACCCGTCTTCTCCGCTCCTCTCCCGGAGCTTCAAAGCAGGTTCAGAAACTTTTCCCCGTCCCAGAGACCCCCCGGAAGAAGAGAAAACCTCACTCCATCACTCAGCTGTCACGCACGTCCAGGCTCAGACCCAACACTGCCTGTAGTCCTGTGAGGGTTAAGCAGGAAGGGGAGGAGGttggagaggatgaggaggattaTGCAAGAGCACAGGAGAAGTACAAACTCATGAACGTGCTGGGGCTGCAGCGGACCGCCCTCCTCCCCAGACCAGAGgacctgattggctggagacaaAAGAAACGACTGCGGAAGTTGAAGGCCAACAACTATTCACTAACCAAGAGGCGGAAGCCCCGATTGTCCTCCCCAGTGCTGTCATACAGTGACATACCTTTGTCAATTCCACTCTGCAACCCAGTTAACACCAGACTCCTTAAAAAGTCTGTCAAGTCCAAGCCTGTGGGCTCCGTGGAGCAGATAGCTGCCAAGAGGAGGAAGAGTGTCCAGCCTCGTGTTCCTCCCTCAGACAGGAGCATGAGGAGTAAAGGGGTGTTGCCAGACCTGTTCCAGCGACCCTCCTTTGGGGGGAGGGAGCTCAGACAGTCGGTGAGGAAGGGCGATGGTGGCCGCTCTCGGGCCCAGCAGCCTCTCCGTCGAAAAGCCAAGCAGCCCCCGGTGAGAAACACCATCAGGATCAAAACGGAGCCAGCCGAGTGCTCCGTCTCAAGCCTTAGGCCCTCGCCACAGCACCACGGAGGATACACGCCTCTCAGATCCTCGCCGAAGACCCGGGCCAAGACTGCGGCAGCGAGAGAAACCGTTAAAACTCTGCGTTATAACAGCAGCCGAATGGTGACAAAAAGCAGACGAGGCTCCGCAAAAGACACGGGCAAGATGAAGGTCAAGTCCAGGGAGAAGGCGGGAATCCAGAGCCCCAAGGGCACCGTGGGGGTGGAAACAAAAATCAAGGACGCTGAAGTGAACGGGCTCCAGTTTTCTGAGCATTTGCCTCAGCCGTCCTTTTACAGCCACCCCATGTACAAAGCCATTAAAGAGGAGCCGGCAGAGCCGGTGCCAGTTGCCGGGCCGTTCCCCGATCCTCCTTCCCCGGACTTGGGCAAACGCCAGAGCAAGCCCCCCATCAAACTGCTGGACTCCGGCTTTCTGTTCAGCTTCTGCCGGCCAACGGGGGGGCCCATGTCGGCGCtgaagaaagaggaggagagtgTGGACATTTGCTTAACGCGCTCAGTGTCGCAAGTTGGGGAGAAATTCAAGGCAGAGGAGTCTCCCTACAGGAATCTAAGAGCCAGGAGGAGGCCTGTCCTGCCTGTGGTGAAGAGGGAGAGGGAGGAGAGGACGCTGACCCAAAGCCAGGCCCGAAGACACGCATCCAAATCTCCAAAGACCACCTTAAATCTGGCCCACTGTTCCAGGTCACAGGCTGCACGGACAATGACAAAG CAGCCGTCTCGGCTCACAGATGTGGGTGGCCGGAGCTGCTCCGTGCTGGATTCCGTTCGTCGAGCTCGCCTAAAGCAGCTTCGGGGGCCTCGCAGTCAAGCCCCCAAAGCTCCAAAGACGGCCCACGCCTGTCTGCAGTGCTCGGCTGACTACAAAGACTGTGTGGCTCTAATTATGCATCGCCTCAGGCACATCGAAGGGAAGCACTGGCCGTGTCCG CTCTGCAGCAAGACGTTCTTCCGACTGAGAAACGTCCGTAATCACATCCGCACCCACAAACCCAAGCTGTATAAATGCCGCAGCTGCATCGCTGCCGGTTCTTGA